One region of Oryza glaberrima chromosome 7, OglaRS2, whole genome shotgun sequence genomic DNA includes:
- the LOC127778910 gene encoding probable carboxylesterase 18 — MTRQICRIGHIEDLSTTSLLQFTQKEKKNSPPHLVQQEMAGVDRSRRSSSSPPPLPWTVRVQLAALSAAHRSDGSARRLLFYLGDLHAAASPRPDAAGVRSVDVTIDASRGLWARVFCPPTNTAAAKLPVVVYFHGGGFVLFSAASRPYDALCRRISRGDGAVVVSVNYRLAPEHRFPAAYDDGLAALRYLDANGLAEAAAELGAAVDLSRCFLAGDSAGGNIAHHVAQRWASSPSSPPASLRLAGAVLISPFFGGEERTEEEVGLDKASLSLSLARTDYFWREFLPEGATRDHAAARVCGGERVELAEAFPPAMVVIGGFDLLKGWQARYVAALREKGKAVRVVEYPDAIHGFHAFPELADSGKLVEEMKLFVQEHSSNHEFL, encoded by the exons ATGACGCGACAGATTTGTCGCATTGGTCACATCGAAGATCTAAGCACCACATCACTCCTGCAATtcactcaaaaagaaaaaaaaaactctcctcCACACTTGGTGCAGCAAGAGATGGCCGGCGTTGACCGCAgccgccggtcgtcgtcgtcgccgccgccgcttccgtgGACGGTGCGCGTGCAGCTGGCCGCGCTCTCGGCCGCGCACCGCTCCGACGGTAGCGCGCGGCGCCTCCTCTTCTACCTCGGCGACCTCCACGCCGCGGCCAGCCCCCGTCCCGACGCGGCCGGCGTCCGCTCCGTCGACGTCACCATCGACGCCTCCCGCGGCCTCTGGGCGCGCGTGTTCTGCCCGCCCacgaacacggcggcggcgaagctcccGGTCGTCGTCtacttccacggcggcggcttcgtgcTCTTCTCCGCGGCGTCGCGCCCCTACGACGCGCTCTGCCGCCGCATCTCCCGCGGGGACGGAGCCGTGGTGGTGTCCGTGAACTACCGCCTCGCCCCCGAGCACCGCTTCCCCGCCGCCTACGacgacggcctcgccgcgctccggtACCTCGACGCCAACGGCCtcgcggaggccgccgccgagctcggcgccgccgtcgacctctcTCGCtgcttcctcgccggcgacagcgCGGGCGGGAACATcgcgcaccacgtggcgcagCGCTGggcttcgtcgccgtcgtccccgccCGCGTCGctccggctcgccggcgccgtgctgATATCGCCCTTcttcggcggcgaggagcggacggaggaggaggtggggctCGACAAGGCGAGCCTCTCGCTGTCGCTGGCGAGGACGGACTACTTCTGGCGGGAGTTCCTGCCGGAGGGcgccacccgggaccacgcggcggcgcgcgtgtgcggcggcgagcgcgtcgaGCTGGCGGAGGCGTTCCcgccggcgatggtggtgaTCGGCGGGTTCGACCTGCTCAAGGGATGGCAGGCGAGGTACGTGGCGGCGCTGCGCGAGAAGGGGAAGGCGGTGCGGGTGGTGGAGTACCCGGACGCCATCCATGGCTTCCACGCGTTCCCGGAGCTCGCCGACTCCGGCAAGCTCGTGGAGGAGATGAAGCTGTTCGTCCAGGAGCATAGCTCCAACC ATGAATTTCTCTGA